Proteins from a genomic interval of Terriglobales bacterium:
- a CDS encoding type IV pilus twitching motility protein PilT has protein sequence MATATLSDLLKKMLEMGGSDLHITTNSPPQVRVHGHLTPLDMPPLTPADTKSLAYSVLTDAQKHRFEENLELDFSFGLKGLARFRGNCFNQRGATAAVFRVIPFEIKSFQQLALPPVVAKLCDRPRGLILVTGPTGSGKSTTLAAMLDKINSERHEHMITIEDPIEFVHQHKNCLVNQREVHSDTKGFTESLRAALREDPDVVLIGEMRDLETIEAALRIAETGHLTFGTLHTNSASSTINRVIDVFPSHQQSQIRAQLSLVLEGILCQALLPKIGGQGRAMAMEILVPNAAIRNLIREDKIHQIYSAMQSGQEKFGMQTFNQSLATLYLTKQITLDTALLRSSNPDELQEIINRSGGVARPAPGSAAAAKR, from the coding sequence ATGGCTACAGCAACGCTCAGCGACCTGCTCAAGAAGATGCTCGAGATGGGCGGCAGCGACCTGCACATCACCACCAACTCGCCGCCGCAGGTGCGCGTGCACGGCCACCTGACGCCGCTCGACATGCCGCCGCTGACGCCGGCCGACACCAAGTCGCTGGCCTACAGCGTGCTCACCGACGCGCAGAAGCACCGCTTCGAGGAGAACCTGGAGCTCGACTTCTCCTTCGGCCTGAAAGGGCTGGCGCGCTTCCGCGGCAACTGTTTCAACCAGCGGGGCGCGACGGCGGCGGTCTTCCGCGTGATCCCGTTCGAGATCAAGTCGTTCCAGCAGCTCGCGCTGCCGCCCGTCGTGGCGAAGCTGTGCGACCGGCCGCGCGGCCTGATCCTGGTGACCGGCCCGACTGGTTCCGGCAAATCCACCACGCTCGCCGCCATGCTCGACAAGATCAACAGCGAGCGGCACGAGCACATGATCACCATCGAGGACCCGATCGAGTTCGTCCACCAGCACAAGAACTGCCTGGTGAACCAGCGCGAAGTGCACTCCGACACCAAGGGGTTCACGGAGTCGCTGCGCGCCGCGCTGCGCGAAGACCCGGACGTGGTGCTGATCGGCGAGATGCGCGACCTGGAGACCATCGAGGCGGCGCTGCGCATCGCCGAGACCGGCCACCTCACTTTCGGCACCTTGCACACGAATTCGGCGTCGTCGACCATCAACCGCGTGATCGACGTCTTCCCCTCGCACCAGCAGTCGCAGATCCGCGCGCAGCTCTCGCTCGTGCTGGAAGGCATCCTGTGCCAGGCGCTGCTGCCGAAGATCGGAGGGCAGGGGCGCGCCATGGCGATGGAGATCCTGGTGCCCAACGCCGCCATCCGCAACCTGATCCGCGAGGACAAGATCCACCAGATCTACTCCGCCATGCAGTCGGGCCAGGAGAAGTTCGGCATGCAGACCTTCAACCAGTCGCTTGCCACGCTCTACCTGACGAAGCAGATCACGCTGGACACGGCGCTGCTCCGCTCGTCGAACCCCGACGAATTGCAGGAG
- the pilB gene encoding type IV-A pilus assembly ATPase PilB, producing MSQRLGDLLVKEKVISPEQLEQALKSQKETGTRLGSALVKLGFLSDEDVTNFLSRQYGVPAINLSFFEIDPSVVKLIPQETAKRYQILPLSRVGASLTIAMVDPTNVFAMDDIKFMTGFNIEPVVASETAIMEHIEKAYGSSQEEDMEKVMASVAEMGEADVELTEDPTEMGLNELEKAADEAPIVKLVNLILTDAVKRGASDIHVEPYEKEYRVRFRVDGMLHTIMNPPSKLKDAITSRIKIMAKLDISEKRLPQDGRIMLKMQIGGKKKQLDYRVSTLPTLWGEKIVMRLLDKENLRLDMTKLGFEAESLEKFTKAILKPYGMVLVTGPTGSGKTNTLYSAISRLNQPDTNIMTAEDPVEFQLSGVNQVQMKESIGLNFAAALRSFLRQDPNIILVGEIRDFETAEIAIKAALTGHLVLSTLHTNGAPETISRLMNMGIEPFLVATSVHLIVAQRLVRRICSECKEEVQLPPQTMIENGFTPDEAKTAKIYKGKGCGICNNSGYKGRAGLYEVMEIDDELRELILVGASAVELKKKAIERGMITLRRSGLIKAMAGVTTLEEIARETVH from the coding sequence ATGTCGCAGCGTCTTGGCGATCTGCTGGTCAAAGAAAAGGTCATCAGCCCCGAGCAACTGGAGCAGGCGCTCAAGTCCCAGAAGGAGACGGGCACGCGCCTGGGCTCCGCGCTGGTGAAGCTCGGCTTCCTCTCCGACGAGGACGTCACCAACTTCCTATCACGCCAGTACGGCGTGCCCGCGATCAATCTTTCGTTCTTCGAGATCGACCCCTCGGTGGTGAAGCTGATCCCGCAGGAGACGGCGAAGCGCTACCAGATCCTGCCGCTGTCGCGCGTGGGCGCGTCGCTGACCATCGCGATGGTGGATCCGACGAACGTGTTCGCGATGGACGACATCAAGTTCATGACCGGCTTCAACATCGAGCCGGTGGTCGCCAGCGAGACGGCGATCATGGAGCACATCGAGAAGGCCTACGGCTCGTCGCAAGAAGAGGACATGGAGAAGGTCATGGCCTCGGTGGCGGAGATGGGCGAGGCCGACGTCGAGCTCACCGAAGACCCCACCGAGATGGGGCTGAACGAGCTGGAGAAAGCGGCCGACGAAGCGCCCATCGTGAAGCTGGTGAACCTGATCCTGACCGACGCGGTGAAGCGCGGCGCCAGCGACATCCACGTGGAGCCCTACGAGAAGGAATACCGCGTGCGGTTCCGCGTCGACGGCATGCTGCACACCATCATGAACCCGCCGTCGAAGCTGAAAGACGCCATCACCTCGCGCATCAAGATCATGGCGAAGCTCGACATCTCGGAGAAGCGCCTGCCGCAAGACGGCCGCATCATGCTCAAGATGCAGATCGGCGGCAAGAAGAAGCAGCTCGACTACCGCGTCTCCACGCTGCCCACGCTGTGGGGCGAGAAGATCGTGATGCGGCTGCTCGACAAGGAGAACCTGCGCCTCGACATGACCAAGCTGGGCTTCGAGGCCGAGTCGCTGGAGAAGTTCACCAAGGCGATCTTGAAGCCGTACGGCATGGTGCTGGTCACCGGGCCGACGGGTTCCGGCAAGACCAACACGCTGTACTCCGCCATCTCGCGGCTCAACCAGCCGGACACCAACATCATGACGGCGGAAGACCCGGTCGAGTTCCAGCTCTCGGGCGTCAACCAGGTGCAGATGAAGGAGTCGATCGGGCTGAACTTCGCGGCCGCGCTGCGCTCCTTCCTGCGGCAGGACCCGAACATCATCCTGGTGGGCGAGATCCGCGACTTCGAGACGGCCGAGATCGCCATCAAGGCCGCGCTCACGGGCCACCTGGTGCTCTCCACGCTGCACACCAACGGCGCGCCCGAGACCATCAGCCGGCTGATGAACATGGGCATCGAGCCCTTCCTGGTCGCGACCTCGGTGCACCTCATCGTGGCGCAGCGCCTGGTGCGGCGCATCTGCAGCGAGTGCAAGGAAGAGGTGCAGCTGCCGCCGCAGACCATGATCGAGAACGGCTTCACGCCGGACGAAGCCAAGACGGCGAAGATCTACAAGGGCAAAGGCTGCGGCATCTGCAACAACAGCGGCTACAAGGGACGCGCCGGCCTGTACGAAGTGATGGAGATCGACGACGAGCTGCGCGAGCTCATCCTGGTGGGCGCCTCGGCGGTCGAACTCAAGAAGAAAGCGATCGAGCGTGGCATGATCACGCTCCGCCGCAGCGGCCTGATCAAGGCGATGGCGGGCGTGACCACGCTGGAAGAGATCGCGCGCGAGACCGTCCACTAA
- a CDS encoding YetF domain-containing protein — MDTVLRAAAIYFVLLLLFRITGNRTLAQITVFDFVLLLIISESAQQGITANDYSVVSAVILITTLTGIDILISLFKQRFAKVDRVVNGLPLILVRQGEVLKERLEKVRVDEGDILEAARELQGLEGMKQIKYAVLERSGDISIIPWEQPAAADGERRRAA; from the coding sequence ATGGATACCGTCCTTCGCGCCGCCGCCATCTACTTCGTGCTGCTGCTGCTGTTCCGCATCACCGGGAACCGCACGCTGGCTCAGATCACGGTGTTCGACTTCGTGTTGCTGCTCATCATCAGCGAGAGTGCCCAGCAGGGCATCACGGCCAACGACTACTCGGTCGTCAGCGCCGTCATCCTGATCACCACACTCACCGGCATCGACATCCTCATCTCGCTCTTCAAGCAGAGGTTCGCCAAGGTGGACCGCGTGGTCAACGGGCTGCCGCTCATCCTCGTCCGGCAGGGGGAAGTGCTGAAGGAGCGGCTGGAGAAGGTGCGCGTGGACGAAGGGGACATCCTGGAGGCGGCGCGCGAGCTACAGGGCCTGGAAGGGATGAAGCAGATCAAGTACGCCGTGCTGGAACGCTCGGGCGATATCTCCATCATCCCCTGGGAGCAGCCGGCGGCGGCGGACGGCGAGCGCCGGCGCGCCGCCTAG
- a CDS encoding LPXTG cell wall anchor domain-containing protein, translating into MRKLAFLTLLLALLVGTGIAQDQTTPPPDSAAQQPAADQQQPANPDQPATTTDTQGAADQNANQGTGETLPQTASPLPLIGLLGVGSLVAGVVARKRK; encoded by the coding sequence ATGCGGAAACTTGCTTTCCTGACATTACTGCTGGCGCTACTTGTTGGAACCGGCATCGCCCAGGACCAAACCACGCCGCCGCCGGACTCTGCGGCGCAGCAGCCGGCCGCTGACCAGCAGCAGCCTGCCAATCCGGACCAGCCGGCCACGACGACCGACACCCAGGGCGCCGCGGACCAGAACGCCAACCAGGGCACCGGTGAGACGCTGCCGCAGACGGCTTCGCCGCTGCCGCTGATCGGGCTGCTCGGCGTCGGCTCGCTGGTCGCGGGCGTGGTGGCGCGCAAACGGAAATAA
- a CDS encoding ATP-binding protein: MASKPHNAGTPERRRTGVVIALAVVVLVLFVALGSQTAFNLSPILRPETSEQTLLFTALSALIFLVFVALTFVLARNLLKLYAERSAGVLGSKFRTRMVVGALLLSFLPVIFLFQFAYLLMNRSIEKWFSGPVEELREESGRVATMMARYAAESAGAEAESIAQDPDVLRAFATGNFSPVLAEFQRHKSTLRGGFAVATVDDDSVASLGLPEPWGVLRSKLPAAAEAHGKQLPSFLLGEKEYVLGSAGVGGSNGKIIVAVPLPAQFSSTLREIEQTQKRYFELAQQRKQVRRTYMGFLLLLTVLVLFAATWLALFLSKLVTRPVAALAEATDQISKGRLDYRVEVRATDELGDLIHSFNRMAGELEGSRKQIEASTRELEDANVELEQRRRQIETILESIPTGVLSLNDGRRVTRTNHVFLRMFGVEQVATGSVLRDVFAPEVVQDIEHMLRKADRMGTSSSQMEINTPRGRLNVALTVASLQHEGQRLGYVLVFEDLSDLLKAQKQAAWREVARRVAHEIKNPLTPIALSAERIRRHLERGGVPDEESIAVIHGCAETIAGAIETVRTLVDEFSTLARFPASQPEPADINSVIEGALAMFNGRLDNIAVHTELARSLPKVMADPEAIKRAVANLVDNAAEAMQDSLVREVHISTALLSSKDAVEIVVADTGHGVTRELKEKLFLPYFSTKKRGTGLGLAIVSRIVEDHHGSIRVEENVPVGARFIVELPVASEAERRQPPADTLKTQHAQHPDR; this comes from the coding sequence GTGGCTTCGAAGCCCCACAATGCGGGTACGCCGGAGCGGCGGCGGACGGGCGTGGTCATCGCGCTCGCCGTCGTGGTGCTGGTGCTGTTCGTCGCGCTCGGCTCGCAGACCGCCTTCAACCTCAGCCCCATCCTGCGCCCCGAGACCTCGGAGCAGACGCTGCTGTTCACCGCGCTCTCCGCGCTCATCTTCCTGGTCTTCGTCGCGCTCACCTTCGTGCTCGCGCGCAACCTGCTCAAGCTCTACGCCGAGCGCAGCGCCGGCGTGCTGGGCTCGAAGTTCCGCACCCGCATGGTCGTGGGCGCGCTGCTGCTCTCGTTCCTGCCTGTCATCTTCCTCTTCCAGTTCGCCTACCTCTTGATGAACCGCTCCATCGAGAAGTGGTTCTCCGGTCCGGTGGAGGAACTGCGCGAGGAATCCGGGCGCGTGGCGACCATGATGGCGCGCTACGCCGCCGAGAGCGCCGGCGCCGAGGCAGAATCCATCGCGCAGGACCCCGACGTGCTGCGGGCCTTCGCCACCGGCAACTTCTCGCCCGTGCTGGCGGAGTTCCAGCGGCACAAATCCACGCTGCGCGGCGGCTTCGCCGTCGCCACCGTCGACGACGACAGCGTCGCCAGCCTCGGCCTGCCCGAACCCTGGGGCGTGCTGCGCTCCAAGCTGCCCGCCGCCGCCGAGGCGCATGGCAAGCAGCTGCCTTCCTTCCTGCTGGGCGAAAAGGAATACGTGCTCGGCAGCGCCGGGGTCGGCGGCAGCAACGGCAAGATCATCGTGGCGGTGCCGCTGCCGGCGCAGTTCTCCTCGACCCTGCGCGAGATCGAGCAGACGCAGAAGCGCTACTTCGAGCTTGCCCAGCAGCGCAAGCAGGTCCGCCGGACTTACATGGGCTTTCTCCTGCTGCTGACCGTGCTGGTGCTGTTCGCCGCCACCTGGCTGGCGCTCTTCCTGTCGAAGCTGGTGACACGCCCCGTGGCCGCGCTCGCCGAGGCCACCGATCAGATCTCCAAGGGCCGCCTCGATTACCGGGTGGAAGTGCGCGCCACCGACGAGCTGGGCGACCTCATCCACTCATTCAACCGCATGGCGGGCGAGCTGGAGGGCAGCCGCAAGCAGATCGAGGCCTCCACGCGCGAGCTGGAAGACGCCAACGTCGAGCTCGAGCAGCGCCGCCGCCAGATCGAGACCATCCTGGAAAGCATCCCGACCGGCGTGCTCTCGCTCAACGACGGCCGGCGCGTCACGCGCACCAACCACGTCTTCCTGCGCATGTTCGGCGTCGAGCAGGTGGCGACCGGCTCCGTGCTGCGCGACGTCTTCGCGCCCGAGGTCGTGCAGGACATCGAGCACATGCTGCGCAAGGCCGACCGCATGGGAACCTCCAGCAGCCAGATGGAGATCAACACGCCGCGCGGCCGGCTGAACGTCGCGCTCACCGTCGCCTCGCTCCAGCATGAGGGCCAGCGGCTGGGCTACGTGCTCGTCTTCGAAGACTTGTCGGACCTGCTGAAGGCGCAGAAGCAGGCGGCGTGGCGCGAGGTGGCGCGGCGCGTGGCGCACGAGATCAAGAACCCGCTCACGCCCATCGCGCTCTCGGCGGAGCGCATCCGGCGGCACCTCGAGCGCGGCGGCGTGCCCGACGAAGAGTCCATCGCGGTCATCCACGGATGTGCCGAGACCATTGCCGGCGCCATCGAGACCGTGCGCACCCTGGTCGACGAGTTCTCCACGCTCGCGCGCTTCCCTGCCTCGCAGCCCGAGCCCGCCGACATCAACTCCGTCATCGAGGGCGCGCTGGCGATGTTCAACGGCCGGCTCGACAACATCGCGGTGCACACCGAGCTCGCGCGCTCGCTGCCCAAAGTCATGGCCGACCCCGAAGCCATCAAGCGCGCGGTCGCCAACCTGGTGGACAACGCTGCCGAAGCCATGCAGGACTCGCTCGTCCGCGAAGTCCACATCTCGACTGCGCTGCTCAGCTCCAAGGATGCCGTCGAGATCGTGGTCGCCGACACCGGCCACGGCGTCACCCGCGAGCTCAAGGAGAAACTCTTCCTGCCCTACTTCTCCACCAAGAAGCGCGGTACCGGGCTCGGCCTCGCCATCGTGAGCCGCATCGTGGAAGACCACCACGGCTCCATCCGGGTAGAAGAGAACGTCCCGGTGGGAGCGCGCTTCATCGTGGAGCTGCCGGTGGCGAGCGAGGCCGAGCGGCGGCAGCCTCCCGCGGATACACTCAAGACCCAACATGCACAACATCCTGATCGTTGA
- a CDS encoding sigma-54 dependent transcriptional regulator has protein sequence MHNILIVDDEAAIRQSLRGVLEDEGYKVATAESGEACLDALAHRPFDVVLLDIWLPGIDGLEALGRIRELDDAPEVIMISGHGTIETAVKATKLGAYDFLEKPLQLEKTINLVKHAAEAKRLRSENRDLKRQVQSKSVIVGDSVPMKALRQQIAVMAPTNGRVLIYGESGTGKELVALAIHAQSLRKEAMFVEVNCAAIPEDLIESELFGHRKGSFPGATGDKEGKFQKADGGTLFLDEVGDMSLKTQSKVLRTLDEQRFTPVGGDEPMAVDVRVIASTNKDLEEEISRGNFREDLFYRLNVIPFFVPSLRERKEDIPQLARYFLKDFAQAYGRRSREITDDAIDALMRYAWPGNVRELRNVIERIVIMNPTITRFDRKHLPPLVYRDGSKRSGSEFSTLHQARAAYERDYILKKLDENHGNVSRTAEVLGLERSHLYRKMKTLGIAVKE, from the coding sequence ATGCACAACATCCTGATCGTTGACGACGAGGCGGCCATCCGGCAGTCGCTGCGCGGCGTGCTGGAGGACGAGGGCTACAAGGTCGCGACCGCCGAGAGCGGCGAGGCGTGTCTCGACGCGCTCGCGCACCGACCCTTCGACGTCGTGCTGCTCGACATCTGGCTCCCCGGCATCGACGGCCTCGAAGCGCTGGGCAGGATCCGCGAGCTCGACGACGCCCCCGAGGTCATCATGATCTCCGGCCACGGCACCATCGAGACCGCCGTGAAGGCCACCAAGCTCGGCGCCTACGACTTCCTCGAAAAGCCCCTGCAGCTCGAGAAGACCATCAACCTGGTGAAGCACGCCGCGGAAGCGAAGCGCCTGCGCTCGGAGAACCGCGACCTCAAGCGCCAGGTGCAGTCGAAGAGCGTCATCGTGGGCGACAGCGTCCCGATGAAGGCGCTGCGCCAGCAGATCGCGGTGATGGCGCCGACCAACGGCCGCGTCCTTATTTATGGCGAGTCCGGCACCGGCAAGGAACTGGTCGCGCTCGCCATCCACGCGCAGAGCCTGCGCAAGGAAGCGATGTTCGTCGAGGTCAACTGCGCCGCCATCCCCGAAGACCTGATCGAGAGCGAGCTGTTCGGGCATCGCAAGGGCTCGTTCCCGGGCGCGACCGGCGATAAGGAAGGCAAGTTCCAGAAAGCCGACGGCGGCACGCTCTTCCTCGACGAAGTCGGCGACATGAGCCTGAAGACGCAGTCCAAGGTGCTGCGCACGCTCGACGAGCAGCGCTTCACGCCCGTCGGCGGCGACGAGCCCATGGCGGTCGACGTCCGCGTCATCGCGTCCACGAACAAGGACCTGGAAGAAGAGATCTCGCGCGGCAACTTCCGCGAGGACCTGTTTTACCGACTGAACGTCATCCCCTTCTTCGTGCCGTCGCTGCGCGAGCGCAAAGAAGACATCCCGCAACTCGCGCGCTACTTCCTGAAGGACTTCGCGCAGGCCTACGGCCGCCGCTCGCGCGAGATCACCGACGACGCCATCGACGCCCTCATGCGCTACGCCTGGCCCGGCAACGTGCGCGAGCTGCGCAACGTCATCGAGCGCATCGTCATCATGAACCCCACCATCACGCGCTTCGACCGCAAGCACCTGCCGCCGCTGGTCTATCGCGACGGCTCCAAGCGCTCGGGCTCGGAGTTCTCCACGCTGCACCAGGCGCGCGCGGCCTACGAGCGCGACTACATCCTGAAGAAGCTGGATGAGAATCACGGCAACGTGAGCCGCACGGCCGAGGTCCTCGGCCTCGAGCGCTCGCATCTTTACCGCAAGATGAAGACGCTCGGCATCGCCGTCAAGGAGTAG
- the era gene encoding GTPase Era has translation MRAGFVSIIGRPNAGKSTLLNALVGEKLAIVTRKPQTTRNRILGIVNLKARKGIPAAQIVLVDTPGVHKPDSQLNRRMMQEVYDALASRDLTLLIVDATQKFGTGDEFTLNAVKRAGGPVVLLLNKVDLVHKEKLLPLIAEWKERHPFTEIIPISAKTRSGLDVLIAKIANALPEAQPLFPKDQLTDQPERFMVSEIIREKVLTHTAEEVPYAAAVRVEQWEEKGKLTRIAAVIYIEREGQKKIIVGRGGEMIKKIGTAARHEIERLLGVRVFLELFVKVQPDWRQSRGFVEELDWRRQLEDLSSRED, from the coding sequence ATGCGCGCCGGATTCGTCTCCATCATCGGGCGGCCCAACGCCGGCAAGTCCACGCTGCTGAACGCGCTGGTGGGCGAGAAGCTCGCCATCGTCACGCGCAAGCCGCAGACCACGCGCAACCGCATCCTCGGCATCGTGAACCTGAAGGCGCGCAAGGGCATTCCCGCCGCGCAGATCGTGCTGGTCGACACCCCGGGCGTCCACAAGCCCGACTCGCAGCTCAACCGCCGCATGATGCAGGAGGTCTACGACGCGCTGGCGTCGCGCGACCTCACGCTGCTCATCGTGGACGCCACGCAGAAGTTCGGCACCGGCGACGAGTTCACGCTCAACGCCGTGAAGCGGGCGGGCGGGCCGGTGGTGCTGCTGCTGAACAAGGTCGACCTCGTCCACAAGGAGAAGCTGTTGCCGCTCATCGCCGAGTGGAAGGAGCGTCACCCGTTCACGGAGATCATCCCGATCTCGGCCAAGACGCGCAGCGGGCTCGACGTGCTCATCGCGAAGATCGCGAACGCGCTGCCGGAGGCGCAGCCGCTCTTCCCCAAGGACCAGCTCACCGACCAGCCGGAGCGGTTCATGGTGTCGGAGATCATCCGAGAAAAAGTCCTGACGCACACCGCGGAGGAAGTGCCGTACGCTGCCGCCGTCCGGGTGGAGCAGTGGGAAGAGAAAGGCAAGCTGACGCGCATCGCGGCGGTCATCTACATCGAGCGCGAGGGGCAGAAGAAGATCATCGTGGGACGCGGCGGGGAGATGATCAAGAAGATCGGCACCGCGGCGCGCCACGAGATCGAGCGCCTGCTGGGTGTGAGAGTGTTCCTGGAGCTGTTCGTGAAGGTCCAGCCGGATTGGCGACAGTCGAGAGGGTTCGTCGAGGAACTGGACTGGAGAAGGCAGCTGGAAGACCTGTCGTCACGCGAAGACTGA
- a CDS encoding hemolysin family protein, producing MIWALLPAMLVLLALLTLVSYVERIYGEMGKFLAREFQENIECFEKTVETRLGVSRNRASLSMSVLAQLATAGISMVTAYYVFYDAAWSAGEFVRAGVIVVFAIIIFNRLLPFVLFTRTKGEWLGPFTILLRLLIWLVFPITVILGFALQVAALAEPKEPQEPEHPSEAVDALIEAGQEEGILEEADRDLIHSVVEFSEKNVREVMTPRPEVVAIPATMTVEGFIELQRTKPYSRVPVYEDTLDHIKGIVFVHDALQMPDIDAKVRTVGEMMRPAHFVPETKRVSLLLREMQRENIHMAIVIDEYGSLAGVVTIEDLVEEIVGEIRDEHEAKADIVNENPNSYLVPGNMDIDRIPQLFGMRLEPRDASTVGGFVSELMGRIPEPGAVVEHEGLRFEVLESTDRRVERVRVTRGRGSEAAREAAPAPKAKTRDQRTAKRV from the coding sequence ATGATCTGGGCGCTGCTTCCCGCGATGTTGGTGCTGCTCGCGCTGCTCACGCTGGTCTCCTACGTGGAGCGCATCTACGGCGAGATGGGAAAGTTCCTGGCACGCGAGTTCCAGGAGAACATCGAGTGTTTCGAAAAGACCGTGGAAACGCGGCTGGGCGTGAGCCGCAACCGCGCGTCGCTCTCCATGTCGGTGCTGGCGCAGCTCGCCACTGCCGGCATCTCGATGGTCACCGCCTACTACGTGTTCTACGACGCCGCGTGGAGCGCCGGGGAGTTCGTGCGCGCGGGCGTGATCGTGGTGTTCGCCATCATCATCTTCAACCGCCTGCTGCCGTTCGTGCTGTTCACGCGGACGAAGGGCGAATGGCTCGGCCCGTTCACCATCCTGCTGCGGCTGCTGATCTGGCTGGTATTCCCGATCACGGTGATCCTCGGGTTCGCGCTGCAGGTGGCGGCACTGGCGGAGCCGAAGGAGCCGCAGGAACCGGAGCATCCCTCGGAAGCGGTGGACGCGCTCATCGAGGCCGGGCAGGAGGAAGGCATCCTCGAGGAAGCGGACCGCGACCTCATCCACTCGGTGGTCGAGTTCAGCGAGAAGAATGTGCGCGAGGTGATGACGCCGCGTCCCGAGGTCGTCGCGATCCCCGCGACGATGACCGTCGAGGGCTTCATCGAGCTGCAGCGCACCAAGCCGTACTCGCGCGTGCCGGTGTACGAAGACACGCTCGACCACATCAAGGGCATCGTGTTCGTGCACGACGCGCTCCAGATGCCCGACATCGACGCCAAGGTGCGCACGGTGGGCGAGATGATGCGGCCGGCGCACTTCGTGCCGGAGACCAAGCGCGTCTCGCTGCTGTTGCGCGAGATGCAGCGCGAGAACATCCACATGGCCATCGTGATCGACGAGTACGGGTCGCTGGCCGGCGTGGTGACGATCGAGGACCTGGTGGAGGAGATCGTCGGCGAGATCCGCGACGAGCACGAAGCGAAGGCCGACATCGTGAACGAGAACCCGAACTCGTACCTGGTGCCGGGCAACATGGACATCGACCGCATCCCGCAGCTGTTCGGCATGCGGTTGGAGCCGCGCGACGCCTCGACGGTGGGCGGCTTCGTGAGCGAGCTGATGGGACGCATCCCGGAGCCGGGCGCGGTGGTCGAGCACGAGGGCCTGCGCTTCGAGGTGCTGGAATCCACCGACCGGCGCGTCGAGCGGGTGCGGGTGACGCGCGGGCGGGGGAGCGAAGCCGCGCGCGAGGCGGCGCCGGCGCCCAAGGCGAAGACGAGAGACCAGCGCACGGCGAAGCGCGTGTAG
- the ybeY gene encoding rRNA maturation RNase YbeY has product MRKPIEGVTRAELERFAARARRAAGVRGPVDILLTTNDDLRRLNKRFRGKDKPTDVLSFRAPGPGLPDDLAISSAIAQANARRLGHSAGEELKVLILHGLLHLAGYDHERDQGEMRREEDRLRRRLGLPVTLIARAERPRKRSRR; this is encoded by the coding sequence ATGAGAAAACCCATCGAGGGCGTGACCCGGGCCGAGCTCGAGCGCTTCGCGGCGCGCGCGCGTCGCGCCGCCGGCGTGCGCGGCCCGGTGGACATCCTGCTCACCACGAACGACGACCTGCGGCGGCTGAACAAACGCTTTCGCGGGAAGGACAAGCCGACCGACGTGCTCTCGTTCCGCGCCCCCGGCCCGGGATTGCCGGATGACCTCGCCATCTCGAGCGCGATCGCGCAGGCGAACGCGCGGCGGCTGGGCCACTCGGCGGGCGAAGAGTTGAAGGTCCTCATCCTGCACGGGCTGCTGCACCTGGCCGGCTATGACCACGAGCGCGACCAGGGCGAGATGCGGCGCGAGGAAGACCGCCTGCGCCGCCGGCTCGGGCTGCCGGTCACGCTCATCGCGCGCGCGGAGCGCCCGCGGAAACGGAGCCGGCGATGA